In the genome of Streptomyces sp. P3, the window GGGGCGAGATCCGCAGCACCCGCTGGAACGACCTGAGCATCGTGGCCTGCGTACCGAACCCCGTCTCGCGCGCGATGACCTCGGGACTGCGGAGCGTCTCCGTGAGCAGGCGGGAGGCGGCGGCCACCCGGGCCCGCTCGACGTACTCCCGCGCCGACATGCCGACCTGGGCGCGGAACTGGCGGGTGAAGTGGCGCTCGGAGATGCCTGCCTGACGGGACAGGGAGCGGATCGACAGATCGCCGGCCGGGTCGGCGAGGATCCGCCGCTGCACCGCGCGCAGCACCGGGCTGCGCGCGTCGGGGCCGAGCGGCTCGGCGAACTGGAGCTGACCGCCCGGCCTGCGTCGGTACGTGACCAGGGACCGGGCGACCTGCTGGGCTGCCTCGCCGCCCAGGTCGTCCTCCACGAGGGCGAAGGCCAGGTCGAGGCCGGAGGCGGCGCCCCCGGCGGTCGTGACGCGGCCGTCCCGCACCACCGTGTCCCGTGCGTCGGCCTCGACGGCCGGGTACCGGCGGGCGAGTTCGTCCGCGAACTCCCAGTGCGTGGCCGCCCTGCGGCCGTCGAGAAGCCCGGCATCGGCGAGGAGGAAGGCGCCGGTGCCCACCGAGGCGACGCGCCGGGCCCGCCGGGCAAGGGAACCCACCGCGTCGACGTTCGCCCGATCGAGGGCAGGGATGCCGTCCGTGCCCGGCACGATCAGCGTGCCGGCCTCGGCCACGTCCATCGTGCCGTGGTCCGGTCGGACGGTGAGTCCGCCGGACGCGCGGACGGGACCGCCGTCCAGGGAGGCCGTCCTCACCTCGTACCGGCAGGTTCCCGAGCTCATCTCACCTGCCGCGGCGAAGACATCGGCGGGCCCTGAGAAGCCGAGGCTCTGGGCCCCGTCGAAGAGCAGGATGAGCACCAGGTGGGGCTGCTGCCCGCTCGTATGGTCCGGACTGTTCATTGCGACCTCGCTCGTACGCGCATCTTCCTGCGCGCGACTGTCATCCATGGGGGTGCTCGGAACGGTTCGGCGAGAGGAAGGGCGCCGGCCCGCGCTTCGGACGGACGGCGCCGGCGCCCTTTCGATCACGCGGCCAGCGGGGTCGGCCCGGCCGTCGCCTCGGCCTCGGCCAGCAGCTCGATGAGCGTGGCCCGGGCGCGGGCCACGCGCGAGCGGACCGTTCCGATGGGGCAGCCACTGGCCTCGGCCGCCTCCGCGTAGGGCAGTCCCATCAGCTGAGTGAGAACGAACGCCTCACGGCGCTCAGAGGGCAGCGCGTCCAGCAGGTCGAGCAGCGCGACGCCGTCGTCGAAGCCGGGCAGACCGCTCGGCTGGGCGCTTTCGACTGTCACTCTCCAGTCGTCCGCGCCGCACAGGCGTGGCCGGGCGGCGGCGTACCGGTAGCTGTCGATCACGGCGCGGCGTGCGATGGACAGCAGCCACGCACGCGCCGAGGAGCGCCCCTCGAACCGGTGCAGGCTGCCGAGTGCCCGGAGGAACGTGTCCTGGGCCAGGTCATCGGCGGCCTGGGGGTCGGAGGACAGATGCGCGACATAACGGACGACGTCGGGGCGCAGAGCTCGTACGAAACGCTCGACGGCGGCAGGGTCTCCGGCGCGGCCGGCGAGCGCCCAGGCGGTCGTCGACTCGTCGAACGACGCCACCGCACCGTCTTTGTTCACCTCTCTGCGT includes:
- a CDS encoding sigma-70 family RNA polymerase sigma factor codes for the protein MITPVLPASRDKRREVNKDGAVASFDESTTAWALAGRAGDPAAVERFVRALRPDVVRYVAHLSSDPQAADDLAQDTFLRALGSLHRFEGRSSARAWLLSIARRAVIDSYRYAAARPRLCGADDWRVTVESAQPSGLPGFDDGVALLDLLDALPSERREAFVLTQLMGLPYAEAAEASGCPIGTVRSRVARARATLIELLAEAEATAGPTPLAA
- a CDS encoding GlxA family transcriptional regulator, translated to MNSPDHTSGQQPHLVLILLFDGAQSLGFSGPADVFAAAGEMSSGTCRYEVRTASLDGGPVRASGGLTVRPDHGTMDVAEAGTLIVPGTDGIPALDRANVDAVGSLARRARRVASVGTGAFLLADAGLLDGRRAATHWEFADELARRYPAVEADARDTVVRDGRVTTAGGAASGLDLAFALVEDDLGGEAAQQVARSLVTYRRRPGGQLQFAEPLGPDARSPVLRAVQRRILADPAGDLSIRSLSRQAGISERHFTRQFRAQVGMSAREYVERARVAAASRLLTETLRSPEVIARETGFGTQATMLRSFQRVLRISPLDYRERFS